The following proteins come from a genomic window of Sinorhizobium fredii NGR234:
- a CDS encoding DsbA family protein, translating into MSTLKVPINPRDHRRGGTNATVTLVEYGDYQCPVCAIANPVVRSLENRYGQALSVVFRHFPMIEVHPFAGTAAETAEFAGDHGLFWEMHDAIFSNQHRLSIQLLFAIASTLQLSQIGLRDSIARSLHADKIQADFIGGVRSGVNGTPTFFVNGLRHEGGFTAPELAASIQTAMDVLAPVR; encoded by the coding sequence ATGTCGACGCTCAAAGTTCCCATCAATCCGCGTGATCACAGGCGCGGCGGAACGAACGCAACCGTTACGCTCGTGGAATATGGCGACTATCAGTGCCCCGTTTGCGCCATCGCCAACCCGGTCGTCCGATCTCTGGAGAACCGATATGGTCAGGCCCTATCTGTCGTCTTCCGGCATTTCCCGATGATCGAAGTCCACCCGTTCGCGGGGACTGCTGCGGAGACGGCGGAGTTTGCCGGCGATCATGGCCTGTTCTGGGAAATGCACGACGCCATCTTTTCAAACCAGCATCGGCTAAGCATACAGCTCCTGTTCGCCATAGCCAGCACCTTGCAGTTGTCGCAGATCGGGCTTCGCGATTCGATCGCACGCTCGCTTCACGCCGACAAGATTCAGGCCGACTTCATCGGTGGCGTCCGCAGCGGCGTCAACGGAACGCCTACCTTCTTCGTCAATGGGTTGCGGCACGAGGGCGGCTTCACTGCGCCGGAGCTTGCAGCGTCGATCCAGACCGCAATGGACGTCCTGGCTCCCGTGCGCTGA